A region of Solanum dulcamara chromosome 7, daSolDulc1.2, whole genome shotgun sequence DNA encodes the following proteins:
- the LOC129895979 gene encoding uncharacterized protein LOC129895979 codes for MAVRHSLFASSTHLIWKSCSTKRENPAQRVVLVYSCASDQNISIKATALQIRSTSTQKLKVFEDESTGIVCYRDENGEITCEGYDEGPRYCQKFHRFSSNSRDEEIKELLQRCWFHVTD; via the exons ATGGCTGTGAGACACTCTCTTTTTGCTTCTTCTACTCATCTAATATGGAAATCATGTTCCACCAAAAGGGAAAATCCTGCACAAAGAGTAGTGTTGGTGTACTCATGTGCAAGTGATCAAAATATTTCAATCAAAGCTACTGCTCTTCAGATCAGATCAACTTCAACCCAAAAACTTAAG GTATTTGAAGATGAGTCAACGGGAATAGTTTGTTATAGAGATGAGAATGGAGAGATCACTTGTGAAGGATATGATGAAGGTCCTCGTTACTGCCAAAAATTCCACAGattttcttctaattcaag AGATGAAGAAATCAAAGAGCTCCTCCAAAGATGCTGGTTTCATGTAACTGATTGA